Part of the Cohnella candidum genome, AAATAAAGGACGACCCCGAACACGAGAAAACCCGTCACGAGAAACCACTTTTTGCCGAAGCGGTCGGCCAGCCTGCCCATCGGGATCAAGCCCAGCACGGTGAAAGCGCCGCCCGTCGTAAGCAAAGCGGAATAGTGGGAGGTCGTGATGCCCAGGCTGTTGGAAGCGAACGTCGGCAAAATGGGGAGCAGCATGCCCGCGCCCAGCGTTTGCAGCACCATGCCCGGCAGCAGCACCTTCATTTCGCGCAGCCGAGACCCTAATATCGACAGCTGCGTGCGGAAAGGGACTCTGTCGATGTGAACTTGCTGATTGCCGGACAAAAGGAAAGACAACAGCCAGCAGCCAAGCGAAATCGCCGCCAGCATCCAGAACGCCGTGCCCAGGCTCCAATCCAGGACGAAGTTGGTCGCGACGGGGCCGGCACCGAGTCCGACGAGCCAAATGGTGTAGAGCATGCCCATCTGCGTGCCCCGGCTTTCCTCGCGAATGCGGGTCAGGCATACGATCCAGATCGGCGATAGCCCGAAGCCGAGCAGCCCGGCCCCGGTAATGAACAACCAGGGAACGCCCGCGAAGCCGATCAGCAGCATGCCCGCGAACGACAGCAGCAGGCTCGTGTTCACGACCGAACGGATCGAAAACCGGTCCAACAAGTAACCCATGGCCAGCTTCACGGCCGTATCGGTGACGAAACTGGCGGTGATGGCGGCGCCGATGACGTCCAGGTCGAGCCCGAGATGTTTGGTGCCGTAGATGGAAAGAAAGCTGATCAAGGCGGCTCCGCGCACGAATTCCACGAGAAAAAGGATCACGATGTAGAGCAGCATGTCCGAGCGGAGTAGCTCTTTGATCGGTGCGAGTTTCATGGGAGAACTCCTTTTTAACAATACGGTTGGCCGTTAGCAGGCGTTTCGTAAACCTCTTCCATTATAGTCAATCCCCTAGCTTTATCCAAACCGAAAATGGGAGTGGTCGAGCGCGGGGCAGGCGCCGGGGCGGATAATTCAATTCTGCGATGTTTGTGTAAATACCACATTAGGCCGGTAGTTACGTAAGGTGAAATCGAATCGCATGCGTTCTGTGCCGACCGGTTTAACTCATACATTTGTGAGGTATCGCCCCGGGAAGAGGAGGAAACGGAAGTGGAGTATACGAAATTGGGCCGTTCGGGCCTGCGGGTATCCAGATTGTGTTTGGGAACGATGAATTTCGGCGTGGACACGGAGGAGCGGGAAGCGTTCCGCATCCTGGATGCGGCGCTGGACGCGGGAATCCAGTTCATTGACACCGCCAACGGCTACGGGGGAGAAAAGTCCGGGCTGACGGAAGAAATCATCGGTCGCTGGTTTCGCCAAGGCGGGGGACGCCGAGAAAAAACCGTGCTCGCGACGAAAGTATACGGTCACATGCACGATCCGCTGGACGGTCCGAACAAGGAAGCGGGGCTGTCGGCGTATAAAGTGCGCCGCCATTTGGAAGGTTCCCTCCGCCGCCTCGGGACCGACCATGTCGATCTGTACATCATGCACCATATCGACCGCAGCGTAGGCTGGGACGAATTATGGGGAGCATTCGAGACCGCGCAGCACCAGGGCAAGATCGGCTACGTCGGCTCCAGCAATTTCGCCGGCTGGGATCTGGCGGTCGCGCAAGGCGAAGCCAAGGCACGCGGACAGATGGGGCTGGTGTCGGAACAGCATAAGTACAACCTGCTCTGCCGGCTGCCGGAGCTCGAAGTGCTTCCGGCCGCACAGGGGCTTGGCATCGGGATCACCGTCTGGGCTCCGCTGGACGCCGGGTTGCTCGGCGGCAACGCGCTTCGGCCCGAGGCCGGCTTGCGCAGCGTGGCGCAGCGGGAGCGCATCGCGCAGGTCCGCGGCCAGCTGGAGGCGTTCTCCAAGCTGTGCGCCGAGCTGGGCGAGCGGGAGGACACCGTCGCCCTGGCCTGGCTGCTGCACCAGCCGGCCGTCACCGCGCCGATTCTCGGCGCCCGGACGCTGGATCAATTCGAGCGCAGCTTGCGGGCGGTGGAAGTGAAGCTGGATGCGGACGTGCTGGCCCGGCTCGACGAAATTTTCCCTGGCCCCGGCGGAGAGGCCCCGCGGGCTTATGCTTGGTAAGAGAAGCGGTAAAAGCAAGAAGAGGCTGGCGAAGGGCCGGCCTCTTCTTGTTTTTACGTAAGGTGAATAAATTTCCGTTACACCAAAAACTTGAACAGCAACGGATTCTTGTTCAGCTCGACGAACTGCAGCCCTTTGCGGGTCATGCGGCCGACGAGCGGGTCATAATCGTCGCGGCTTTTGAGCTCGATGCCGACCATCGCAGGACCGTTCTCCTTGTTCAGCTTCTTCGTGTATTCGAACTGGACGATGTCGTCGGTCGGCCCGAGCACGTCGTCGAGGAACTCCCGCAACGCGCCTGCGCGCTGGGGAAAGTTGATCATGAAATAATGCTTCAGCCCTTCGTGGATCAGCGATCTTTCCTTGATCTCCTGCATCCGGTCGATATCGTTGTTGCCGCCGCTGACGACGCAGACGACGTTTTTGCCTTTCAGCCGCTCAGGGTCGATCGCCGACAAAGCCGCGACCGGAAGAGCGCCGGCCGGTTCGGCCACGATGGCGTGCTGGTTGTACAGGTCAAGGATCGTCGTGCAGGCCCGGCCTTCGGGCACGAGCATCACCTCGTCGATCAGGTCCTTGCCGATCGCGTACGTAAGGTCTCCCACCCGTTTGACCGCGGCTCCGTCCACGAACTTCTCGATTTCGTCGACGGTCACGACCTCGCCGGCTTCGAGGGACCGCGTCATCGACGGTGCTCCTTCCGGCTCGACGCCGATGATGTACGTATCGGGGCTGACGGCCTTCACATAGGACGCGACGCCCGCGGACAAGCCGCCTCCGCCGACGGACACGATGAGGATATCGATCGGCTGCACGCCGGCTTCGAGGATTTCCTTTCCGACCGTAGCGTTACCGGCAATGATGGACGGATGGTCGAACGGGTGGACGAAGGTTTTGCCTTCCCGCTCGCACAACCGTACGGCCTCCTCATATGCGTCGTCGAACGTGTCGCCGACCAGACGGATATCCACGAACTCGCCGCCGAACAGCTCCACCTGGTTCACTTTCTGTCTGGGCGTCGTCGCCGGCATGTAAATAATGCCCGAGATCCCGAGCGCATGGCAGGAATAAGCGACGCCCTGCGCATGGTTGCCCGCGCTGGCGCAAACGATGCCGCGGCGGCGCTGTTCCTCGGACAGGGAGGAAATCAGGTTGTAGGCGCCCCGGATTTTGAAAGAACGGACGACCTGCAGGTCCTCCCTTTTGAGATACACATTGCAGCCGTATTTGAGGGACAAGCCCCGGTTCGGCTGCAACGGGGTTTGCACGATGACTTCCTGCAGCACCCGGTGGGCATGGAGCACGTCGGCCAAGGGGATGCGGTTCGGCGAATCGGACAGCGGCATGGGAATTCCATCCTTTCGTTTAGGGATCGAGTCATTAAGCAAGCTAATGTTTAAGGAAATAAAAAAACCGCCCCTCCTGAAAGGGACGGATGTCATCCGCGGTACCACCCTCGTTCCGCGCGTTCGCCCGGCGGGCGCAACGTGCGGCGCTTCTTGCGCGTATATCCTAACGCGACGCCCGTAACGGGGGCTCCGTCCTCGCTTACCCGGATCCGGTTCGGCGCGGCTTCTCGGGGAGGATGCCCATGTGCGGCTTCGACCGCCGGCTCGCAGCTTGCGCCGGCTCTCTGGGGATCGAATGACCGGGGGCCTGTTCCCGTCAACGAATTTGTTAATATTCTTTATACGCCTTCTTACATTTTAAGTCAATGACGCGAAGCACGTACAAGGCACCTAAATGGGGGAATCCGAGTGAAAAAGTTTTTGATCTGCCTGATCGTCCTTCTCATCCTCGCCGTCGCCGGGGGTGTCGGCGCGCTTTATTACGTACGGCCGGATCCGACGCTGTCCCTCGACTACCGGAACGTCGACATGAATAAAAAAGCGCTTGATATGGTCAAGCGCATGTCCTTCAAGATGGTGCTGACCGATGAGGACGTGAATAACGTTCTTATCAAATCGCTCGCGGAAAACCCCTACCGAAACAAGGACGTCTTGGTGCAAGGCGCCCGTTTTACGCTGGAGGGCGACCGGCTCGTGTCCGATTTGAGCCTGCTGTGGAAGGACAGGATTCCCGCCGGGCTGAGAGTGACGTATCGCCTGGCTTGGAAGGCGCCGAATTTGACGGCGACCGTGGAATCGGTCCGCCTGAAGGATATTGATCTGCCGAACGACACCGTCGACGATATGTCGCTTCCGCTCGGACAGGAGTTCCCTAAGCCCCTGAAAATCAAAGACGTGACGTTCGGGCAAGGCGAAATGACCGTCGAGCTGCAGAAGCCGAGCCTCTCGGACCTCAAGGATTTGTTCGGGTAGATTGGCGGGATTTGGAGTATTGCCGGTTCGCCCTGCCTGCCGTAGGGTAAAAACGGTTTAATACATCCAAATGGGAGTGACCTCATTGAAGCGTTGGTTAACCGTCGTTTTATCCGCTCTTATCGTTTGTTCCGCGGCAGCGGGTACGGCATCCGCTGCTGCGAACGCGCCTGCTGTCCGTGTCACGCTGGAAGGAAAGGCTTTATCGTTCCAAGCGCCGCCAACGATCATCGGCGGAAAAACGTTCGTGGAGTTCCGCTCGTTGTTTAAGGCGCTCGGCTACACCGTCGACTACGTCGCCTCGTCGAAGACGATCAAAGCCCAATCGAACGCGCGAAAGATCGAAATGAAAGTCGGCGGCACGACCGCTTTGGTGAACGGGGCTAAGGAACAGGTGAACGGCGATCTGAAACTGATCGGCGGCCGTACGATGGTCGGCGTCCGTTTCATTGCGACTTTGTCCGGCAAAACCGTGGCTTGGAACGCACAGAGCCGCATCGTCGTCATCACGACGCCCGTATCGGCATCGGTGGAACGCGCCGCGTTGTTCGGCGTGCTGGACAAGCTGAATAAAGCCGAGGCGGATGGGGACGCCAGTGCTTACATGTCGCAGTTCCTTCCGAACGCGCAAATGAGAGCAGACATTGAAGCAGGCATCCGGGAGCAGTTTTCCCAGGTGCAAATCCGGACGACTTACGTGTCCCGGAAAATCCCGACGCTGACCCAGACGGAAGCGGTCGTCGCGACGACGGAAGAAATCCGCAAAGCGGGCGGAGCGATTTTCTTCCCCGACCGGCGCGACCGGTACGAGTATCATCTCCGCAAAGACGCGTCCGGGACTTGGAAGGTCGACTACATCGCTCAAGTGTCCTCCGATTGGCTGGACGTGAACGGCATGTGGAGCCAGGAAGTCCAAGCGCCCGACGAAGACAAGCAAGCGGTCGCGGCACTCCTGAACGCCCAGCTGCAAGCGATCAACGACAAGGACTTCGACGCATACGCGGCCACGTACGTGCCGAGTGCGCCCGGCGCGGCGGAGGAGCTCGCGGATTTGAAAGACTTGCAGGCGTCCTACCGAATGTCTGCCAAGGTCGAGCGAACGGCGATCGTGGAGTACTCCGGGGACCAAGCGCTGCTGCTGGCCTCCATGCTGCTCGACGTGACGCAGGACGGAGAAACCCGGTCCGGCCGCTCCCTGATTCTCATTCCCGTGACAAAGAAAGATGGCAAATGGCTGTTTGCCGGCACGGGCGATATTCTCTTGAACGAAAAACTTTAAATGGCCGAGAGGCTGCGCCGTTCCCGCTTGGGGGCGGCGTTTTTGCGTTTAGACGAAATTTCAGCATACGGGGAATGTCCCGAAGAATAAATTTAGCTTGAAAAGGGCGGCGACGAGCGGCAGGAGCGGATGAACGCCAAGGAGGGATCGGCATGCCGGCCGGAGGGAAGCAAGCCGCGGTCTGGATAGGGGACGGAGCCCGTCTGGTCGACCTGGGCGGCGAGGTCGCCTGCCTCCGGTTCCACGGCCCGCACCATGCCGTCGGGCCGGGGATCGCGGAGGCCATCCGCCGTTCCGGGGAAGAAGTCGAACGGAATTGGCGCGGTCTCGTACTCGCCGGCGACGGGAAGGATTTCGGCATCGGCTTGAACCTTCTGCTCGTGTTCACCGAGGCGGAGAACGGCGATTGGGATGAGCTGGACCTCTTGGCGAGGGAGATGCAGAGCGCGGCAGTTGCCATTCGGACTTTGCGGCGGCCGGTTGTGGCGGCTCCTCACGGCAGGACCTTCGGCGCGGCCGCGGCCATCTGTTTGGCGGCGGACCGGATCGTCTTTGGAAGGGACGTCCGGTTTGGTCTGACGGAAACGGAGGAGGGTTTGGTTCCCGCCGCAGGCGGTTGTTTGGCGGCCGCGCTGTTGGCGGAGCGGCGAGCTCGGTCGGCGGGATTGGCGGATCCCGCCGTTCCGCTTGGCGCGCTGTTCGAAGCGATGATGGAAGCGGAGGTTTACGGTGCACAGCCGGTTGCCGGCCGCATCGGATATTTCGGCCGCGGAGACTTGGCGGTGGAACCGGAGGAGCGGCTGGACGCCGCGAAGCGTATGGTGCTGCAGTTGGCGGCAGCGGCCAGCCAAACGGGAGGCGGCAATGCCGACGGATGCGAACCATCCGGGAGGGTAGCGGCGGCCGGAAGGGAAGCGATCGCCGGGCTGAAGCTGCGTTCGCTCTTCAAACGGCGGGAGGGCCGCTGGTCCGATCACGACGTGAAGGTGGCCGGCAAGCTGGCCGAAGCGATCGCCGGCGGCGACGTGTTTCCGGGTACGGCGGTGAGCGAAGCGTACCTGTTGGAATTGGAGCGGGAAGCGTTCCTCAGCCTGTGCGGAGAACCGCTGACGCGGGCAAGGATCCGGCACCGGCTCGCAACCGGCGAACGGCTGCGGAATTAGGGGGGAGGAGGATGCATGAGGGAAGCCGTCATTCTGTCGGCCGTCAGGACGCCCATCGGGCGCGCCAAGAGCGGCTTGCTTCGCGAGCTGCGCGCGGAGGACCTTGGCGCGGCCGCGCTGAAGGAAGCCGTGCGGCGCATTCCGGGATGGGCATCGGACGTCCCGGACGATTGCCTGATCGGCTGTGCCGAGCCCGACGGGGGCTCGGCTAGGCATTTCGCCCGGGCGTGCTCGTTGCTCGCCGGCTTCCCCGTGTCGGTTCCTGCCATGACGGTGAACCGCTCCTGCGCTTCCGGGCTTCAAGCCGTGGCGCTCGCAGCGTCGGCGGTCGCTTCCGGCGCCGCCGGCACGGTGCTCGCGGGCGGTGCCGAAAGCATGAGCCGTTGGCCGGGCACGCGAACCGTTCCGTCGCCGAATCCCGAACTGCTGGACCGGATGGCATCCGCTTACATGGCTGCCGGGCATGCGGCGGAGCTTCTCGCGAGACGGCGGGGAATCAGCCGGGAAGCGCAGGACCGCTACGCGGCGGACAGCTTCCGCAAAGCACGAGAGGCCGCGGCGGCGGGAAAGCTCCGTCGGCAGATCGCGCCGCTCGGCGCCTGCAGGACGGTCACGGACGAAGAGGGGTACCCCCATGTCGAGTGGATTTCCGTGGAGGAAGACGAATGCCTGGCTCAAGCACCCGAACCGGACCAACTGGGCAGCTTGCCGCCCGCCTTCGCCGCCGGCGGAACGGTAACGGACGGCAATTCGGCGCCGCCCACAGACGGCGCCGCCGCCTTGATCGTGGCGACCCGGGAGCTGGCGGAGCGGCTGGAGGTCCGGCCGCTCGCCGCGTTGCGCGGCTATGCCGTGACGGGCTCGGCTCCGGAAACCGCGGGATTGGCCGCCGCGGAAGCTGTCCCGAAAGCGCTGGAGCAAGCCGGGCTCGCTTCCGGGCAGATCGCGCAGTGGGAAATCCATGAAGGCTTTGCCGTCGAAGCCTTGCTTGTCATTGACCGGCTTGAAATCGACCCCGGCCTGGTCAACGTGAACGGTGGCGCGATCGCGTTCGGTCATCCGGCAGGCTGTTCGGGGGCCCGAATGCTCGTTTCGTTAATCCACGAACTATCGGCCAGGGGCGGGGGCTTCGGCGTTGCGGCGATGGGGGCATGGGGCGGCATGGGAGCGGCGGCGGTACTGGAAGTATTTTAACCATCGAACGGATAGGGAGGCGATTCCCGTGGCGGCGGAAGCGTATGGAGGCAGGTTCATGGTCGAGGAAGCCGCATGGGAACACGCGGCCGCGCCCGAAGATTTCACGGATGAGCAGCGTCGGATCGCGGATATGGTCCGGTCGTTCCGCGAAGATGTCGTGGCCCCGGCATACGATCGGTTAGAGGCTCCGGACTACGGGCTGGCGAGGCGGCTGCTTCGGCAAATGGGCGAGCTCGGCTTGCTTGCGGCCGAGCTGCCGGAAGAAGATGGGGGGCTGGGACTCGGCCAGACGACGGCAGCGCTCATCGCGGAAACGCTGGCCCCATCCACCTCGTTCGCCCTGTCCGCGCTCGCGCATACGGGAATCGGCATGCTGCCCGTCGCTTTTTTCGGAACTCCCGCGCAGAAGGCGGCTTACCTTCCGCAGCTGGCGTCCGGCGAACGCGCCGCCGCCTACTGCCTGACGGAACCGGAAGCGGGCTCGGACGCCCAAGGCTTGAAAACGTCCGCCGCCCGTTCGGTAGACGGATCCCATTACGTGCTGAACGGCAGCAAGCAGTACATTACGAACGCGGGGTTCGCGGACCAGTTCGTCGTCTATGCCAAAATCGACGGCCAACCGTTCAGCGCTTTTCTGCTCGATCGTTCCACGCCGGGATTCTCCGTCGGGCCGGAGGAACGGATGATGGGCATCCGCGGCATGTCCACTTGCTCCCTGAAGATGGAGAACGCGATCGTGCCGGCAGACAGGCTGTTGGGAGACGCCCATCACGGCTCCCGCATCGCATTCAATATTCTCAATTTCGGGAGGTTCAAGCTGGGTGCCGCTTGCGTCGGCATGATGAAGGAAGCGGTCCGGCTTTCCGCGGCCTATGCGGCAAGCCGCCGGCAATTCGGAAAGCCGATCGCGTCGTTTCCCCTGATCGGAGCCAAGCTGGCCGAAATGAACACGCTGGTTTACGTCACGGAAAGCATGGTCTACCGGACAGCCGGTTATTTGGACGGCGCGACCTCCCGCCTTCGCGGAGCGGGCGGACGCGCCGCCGCGGAAAGGCTGGGCGAATTCGCCATCGAATGCTCGATCAATAAAGTGTTCGCGTCGGAGGCGCTGGATGCGGTGGCGGATCACGCCGTGCAAATCCATGGCGGAAGCGGCTACGCGCACGGTTCGCCGATAGAACGGCTGTACCGCGACTCCCGCGTGAATCGGATATTCGAAGGCACGAACGAGATCAACCGGCTGAGAATTCCGACGACGCTGCTTAAACGCGGGATCAAGGGGGAGATCCCCTTGCTTGCCCGCGCGGAAGAAGCGCAGGAAGAGATCTTGAAGCCGCTGCAGATCTCCCGGCCGTCGCCTGAGCCGCTGGCCAGGGAAGCGGCGATCGTGTCCGCGCTCAAGAAAGTGTTTCTGCTGTCGGGAGGTCTCGCGCTTCAGAAATACGGTCTGAGGCTGGAGCGGGAACAGGAATTGGTCGCGGTGCTCGCCGACGTGATGATCGACGTCTATGCTTTGGAGAGCGCCGTGCTGCGGACCCGCAAAACGTGGGAACGGCGCGGACCGGAAGCGGCCGCCCTTGCCGCGCGGATGACGGCGTTGTTCGCGGATAAGGCGGTGGAGCGTTCGGCCCGGCGAACCCGGACGCTGCTCGCGGCCGTCGACAAGGGCGAGAGCCTTCGCGTGCAGTTGGCCGTGCTAAAGAAACTCCTCCGTTTCGAGCCTGCGGACGCCGTTGGTTTACGCCGTGCCATTGCGGGGGAAGTCGTCGCAGCGGGAGGGTATGTCAAGTAACGGTAAGTCTATTAAACCGAAGGAAATGAAGGTTAAAATCAGCTAAAATTTGGTACTGCGCGTTGATGGATGACGACGAATTCGCTATACTAAACAAAAGGTGAAAACGAATCGCCTTTCTTTTTTGAAAAAGTCCGAAAGCGTTTACAAATAAATTTCGCCCGCGAGGAAGAAGGTCGAGGTGCAGCGTTGCCTTTACGCATACAATTATGGAAACGGGAAAGGGGGAAACCCGTGACGGGAGCGGCATGGCGCCTGTTCCGCAAGGCTTTCGCGGGCACGGCAGCCATCATCGCCGCCGCTGTCGCCGCGTCTCCGGCCGATGCGGCGTCCCTCGCCGCCAAGCCGTTGTCCGCCGAGTCGGCCGTAGGCACGTTGCCACTGCTGGCCGCGCTGGGGATCGGTATCGTGATCGCTGTAGCCGCCGTCATCGCTTTCCTGCAGATGACCGCCAAGGGGCGGGATCCCCGGGACTTCCACGATGGCGAACCGGAAGAGCCGGAGGAGTCGGGCCGCGGCTTCGGCTTGGAGCGGCGGGAAGAACCGGAGGGGCAACCGGATCCCGACGAGGGCCAACATGAATTGTCGGATTACACGATCCCTCTCGGCCGTATTCCTGCGGAGCCTGCCGCGTTGATCGCGGCTTCGGACGATGGGCCGAGGCTGTGCGGAATCGCGGGGGAGTTCGCCGGGGCCAGCTACCGGCTGGCGGCCGGCCGCCTGTCGATCGGCAGGGATCCTGCCGTATGCCATGTCGTGTTTCCCGTGGACATCGGAGAAGTCAGCCGCAAGCATTGCACCCTCAGCTACGAAGAAGAGTCGGGAGTGTTCAGTTTGGAAGACCACGGCTCCTCCAACGGTACCTATCTGACGGATGGAGAGAAGCTTCAGCCGGGGAAACGCTACCAACTGCGGTCCGGCCAGCGTTTCGCCCTCTCGGGCAGCACCCATTGGTTCGAGGTCCGGGATTGACTTTTTCTTTAATCCCCGTCCGATAACTGGTATAATGGGAAAGAGCAGGCACGATGATGTTCTGCCGAGAGTGGCGGAGAAATCGAAACTTGCATGGCGAACCGAAGCTTCGGGTTCTCCGGGAATCGCCTCTGCTCCGGCAAGCAGATGCCGGGCGCCGGTGCGGAATCCATTCCACTGGGAGGGAATTGCATGGCCAAACGCAGCCACAATGAAGTTCAAGAAAGTTTGCGAGAACTGACTAGAATTTTCCGCCCCAAGGACCCCCGCAAGTTCGTGAAAGATTATATCCGCAAATACCGGATCACCGGTGGTTATGAAGATGAATTGACGATGCTCGTGGAACGCGAGATGGTAAAATTAAATTCTCCGGCATCCTGACCGGGGATGAAGCCGACGGACGTAAGGCGCCAGCCTGAAGTCCGCCGGCTTTTTTTTGTTTCTGCGCGGAGGCCGCAAATATTTGCGGCGCGGACGTGCAAAACTTGCGGTTTCGGCCCGGCCTTCTTCCCCTACAATGGGTTCACGGTTCGCTGATATCGAGGCGAAAAAATATCGTGGAAGGTGTTCAACCATGTCCAAAGAAAAGCATCAGGCGGCGCCTGCAATGCGCTCGTTTTTCTCCAACCGATTCATCCAAGCCATTCTGTTGTCCGGCCTTTTCCTGCAGCTCGGCATTTGGGTACGGAATTTCGCGATCCTGCTCTTCGTGACGGAGCAGACGAACAAGGATCCGTTCGCGATCACGCTCGTGTCGGTCGCCGAATTCGCACCGATCTTCCTCTTCTCTTTTATCGGGGGAGCCTTCGCGGACCGTTGGAAACCGAAAAGGACGATGGTGCTCTGCGATCTGCTCAGCGCTCTCTCCGTGTTCGCGGTGCTCGCGGCGTTGGTGTACGGAGGCTGGCAAGCGATCTTCTTCGCCACCCTGGTCTCGTCCATCCTGTCGCAATTTTCACAACCGTCCGGCATGAAATTGTTTAAGCTCCACGTGCCCGAGGCTCAAATGCAAATGGGCATGTCGATGTATCAGACGATCATGGCCATCTTCATGGTGCTTGGGCCGATGCTGGGAACGTTCGTTTACTTCCGTTTCGGAATGGATACGGCGATCGCGATCATGGGAACCTCGTTCCTGCTGTCGGCGCTCGTGCTGGCTTTTCTTCCCGCGGACCCGAAGACCGGGGCCGTGCCGTCTTCCAACGTGATGCAGGAAATGAAAATGGGCTTCCGATATGTAACTGCCAACAAGCTTTTTCTCTTCATGGGCGCGTTTTTCCTTGTCGCGGGTTTGGGGATGGGCCTCATTAGCCCTTTGGGCATTTATCTGGTGACGGAAAATCTCGGTTTGACATCGGAAGATTTGCAGTGGTTTACGGCCGTTAACGGAATCGGCATGATCTTCGGCGGCGCGATGGCCATGGGACTCTCCAAAAAAGCGGGTCCGCAAGCGATGCTCTTGACGGGCTTCGTCGTCAGCGCACTTTCGGTGGCCGTGCTCGGATCGGTCCACGAGACTTGGCCGGCCATCATCGCGCAGTTCGCGGCCGGGCTGATGGGACCGCTCATCCATATTTCGTGCAACACGCTCATTCTCAAAAACGCGGACGAAGCGTTCGTGGGCAGGGT contains:
- a CDS encoding aldo/keto reductase yields the protein MEYTKLGRSGLRVSRLCLGTMNFGVDTEEREAFRILDAALDAGIQFIDTANGYGGEKSGLTEEIIGRWFRQGGGRREKTVLATKVYGHMHDPLDGPNKEAGLSAYKVRRHLEGSLRRLGTDHVDLYIMHHIDRSVGWDELWGAFETAQHQGKIGYVGSSNFAGWDLAVAQGEAKARGQMGLVSEQHKYNLLCRLPELEVLPAAQGLGIGITVWAPLDAGLLGGNALRPEAGLRSVAQRERIAQVRGQLEAFSKLCAELGEREDTVALAWLLHQPAVTAPILGARTLDQFERSLRAVEVKLDADVLARLDEIFPGPGGEAPRAYAW
- a CDS encoding enoyl-CoA hydratase-related protein yields the protein MPAGGKQAAVWIGDGARLVDLGGEVACLRFHGPHHAVGPGIAEAIRRSGEEVERNWRGLVLAGDGKDFGIGLNLLLVFTEAENGDWDELDLLAREMQSAAVAIRTLRRPVVAAPHGRTFGAAAAICLAADRIVFGRDVRFGLTETEEGLVPAAGGCLAAALLAERRARSAGLADPAVPLGALFEAMMEAEVYGAQPVAGRIGYFGRGDLAVEPEERLDAAKRMVLQLAAAASQTGGGNADGCEPSGRVAAAGREAIAGLKLRSLFKRREGRWSDHDVKVAGKLAEAIAGGDVFPGTAVSEAYLLELEREAFLSLCGEPLTRARIRHRLATGERLRN
- a CDS encoding thiolase family protein, which gives rise to MREAVILSAVRTPIGRAKSGLLRELRAEDLGAAALKEAVRRIPGWASDVPDDCLIGCAEPDGGSARHFARACSLLAGFPVSVPAMTVNRSCASGLQAVALAASAVASGAAGTVLAGGAESMSRWPGTRTVPSPNPELLDRMASAYMAAGHAAELLARRRGISREAQDRYAADSFRKAREAAAAGKLRRQIAPLGACRTVTDEEGYPHVEWISVEEDECLAQAPEPDQLGSLPPAFAAGGTVTDGNSAPPTDGAAALIVATRELAERLEVRPLAALRGYAVTGSAPETAGLAAAEAVPKALEQAGLASGQIAQWEIHEGFAVEALLVIDRLEIDPGLVNVNGGAIAFGHPAGCSGARMLVSLIHELSARGGGFGVAAMGAWGGMGAAAVLEVF
- a CDS encoding acyl-CoA dehydrogenase family protein encodes the protein MAAEAYGGRFMVEEAAWEHAAAPEDFTDEQRRIADMVRSFREDVVAPAYDRLEAPDYGLARRLLRQMGELGLLAAELPEEDGGLGLGQTTAALIAETLAPSTSFALSALAHTGIGMLPVAFFGTPAQKAAYLPQLASGERAAAYCLTEPEAGSDAQGLKTSAARSVDGSHYVLNGSKQYITNAGFADQFVVYAKIDGQPFSAFLLDRSTPGFSVGPEERMMGIRGMSTCSLKMENAIVPADRLLGDAHHGSRIAFNILNFGRFKLGAACVGMMKEAVRLSAAYAASRRQFGKPIASFPLIGAKLAEMNTLVYVTESMVYRTAGYLDGATSRLRGAGGRAAAERLGEFAIECSINKVFASEALDAVADHAVQIHGGSGYAHGSPIERLYRDSRVNRIFEGTNEINRLRIPTTLLKRGIKGEIPLLARAEEAQEEILKPLQISRPSPEPLAREAAIVSALKKVFLLSGGLALQKYGLRLEREQELVAVLADVMIDVYALESAVLRTRKTWERRGPEAAALAARMTALFADKAVERSARRTRTLLAAVDKGESLRVQLAVLKKLLRFEPADAVGLRRAIAGEVVAAGGYVK
- the ilvA gene encoding threonine ammonia-lyase IlvA; the encoded protein is MPMPLSDSPNRIPLADVLHAHRVLQEVIVQTPLQPNRGLSLKYGCNVYLKREDLQVVRSFKIRGAYNLISSLSEEQRRRGIVCASAGNHAQGVAYSCHALGISGIIYMPATTPRQKVNQVELFGGEFVDIRLVGDTFDDAYEEAVRLCEREGKTFVHPFDHPSIIAGNATVGKEILEAGVQPIDILIVSVGGGGLSAGVASYVKAVSPDTYIIGVEPEGAPSMTRSLEAGEVVTVDEIEKFVDGAAVKRVGDLTYAIGKDLIDEVMLVPEGRACTTILDLYNQHAIVAEPAGALPVAALSAIDPERLKGKNVVCVVSGGNNDIDRMQEIKERSLIHEGLKHYFMINFPQRAGALREFLDDVLGPTDDIVQFEYTKKLNKENGPAMVGIELKSRDDYDPLVGRMTRKGLQFVELNKNPLLFKFLV
- a CDS encoding FHA domain-containing protein gives rise to the protein MTGAAWRLFRKAFAGTAAIIAAAVAASPADAASLAAKPLSAESAVGTLPLLAALGIGIVIAVAAVIAFLQMTAKGRDPRDFHDGEPEEPEESGRGFGLERREEPEGQPDPDEGQHELSDYTIPLGRIPAEPAALIAASDDGPRLCGIAGEFAGASYRLAAGRLSIGRDPAVCHVVFPVDIGEVSRKHCTLSYEEESGVFSLEDHGSSNGTYLTDGEKLQPGKRYQLRSGQRFALSGSTHWFEVRD
- a CDS encoding stalk domain-containing protein; translated protein: MKRWLTVVLSALIVCSAAAGTASAAANAPAVRVTLEGKALSFQAPPTIIGGKTFVEFRSLFKALGYTVDYVASSKTIKAQSNARKIEMKVGGTTALVNGAKEQVNGDLKLIGGRTMVGVRFIATLSGKTVAWNAQSRIVVITTPVSASVERAALFGVLDKLNKAEADGDASAYMSQFLPNAQMRADIEAGIREQFSQVQIRTTYVSRKIPTLTQTEAVVATTEEIRKAGGAIFFPDRRDRYEYHLRKDASGTWKVDYIAQVSSDWLDVNGMWSQEVQAPDEDKQAVAALLNAQLQAINDKDFDAYAATYVPSAPGAAEELADLKDLQASYRMSAKVERTAIVEYSGDQALLLASMLLDVTQDGETRSGRSLILIPVTKKDGKWLFAGTGDILLNEKL
- a CDS encoding MFS transporter, with protein sequence MKLAPIKELLRSDMLLYIVILFLVEFVRGAALISFLSIYGTKHLGLDLDVIGAAITASFVTDTAVKLAMGYLLDRFSIRSVVNTSLLLSFAGMLLIGFAGVPWLFITGAGLLGFGLSPIWIVCLTRIREESRGTQMGMLYTIWLVGLGAGPVATNFVLDWSLGTAFWMLAAISLGCWLLSFLLSGNQQVHIDRVPFRTQLSILGSRLREMKVLLPGMVLQTLGAGMLLPILPTFASNSLGITTSHYSALLTTGGAFTVLGLIPMGRLADRFGKKWFLVTGFLVFGVVLYLLTLKPPYGLALIWALVLGVSYAAVLPAWNALLAAYVPPGQQGLGWGVFSTVEGLGGVIGPYVGGVLATQLSEAWVVGIAGALFISISLFYVFFPFHSLRGERQAGA